From a region of the Dickeya poaceiphila genome:
- a CDS encoding IS256 family transposase, translating to MSQPFDFDKALKALQSGQALTGKDGILTPLIKQLTEAALSAELDSHLAQDIEANRKNGSGKKTIKAPTGSFELATPRDRNGTFEPQLVKKHQTTLSDEIEHKIIRLFALGMSYQDISREIEDLYAFSVSTATISAVTDKVIPELKQWQQRPLEQVYPFVWLDAIHYKIREDGRYQSKAVYTVLALNLEGKKEVLGLYLSESEGANFWLSVLSDLQNRGVKDILIACVDGLTGFPEAINSIYPQTEVQLCVIHQIRNSIKYVASKHHKAFMTDLKPVYRAVSKEAAEMALDELEAKWGLQYPVVLQSWRRKWDNLSAYFRYPANIRKVIYTTNAIESVHRQFRKLTKTKGAFPNENSLLKLLYLGLMNAQEKWTMPIQSWNLTLSQLAIYFEGRLNNVMTL from the coding sequence ATGTCCCAGCCCTTCGATTTCGATAAAGCGCTTAAAGCCCTCCAGTCCGGTCAGGCATTAACGGGCAAAGATGGTATCTTAACGCCTTTAATCAAACAGTTAACGGAAGCTGCCCTGTCTGCGGAACTGGACTCTCATCTGGCTCAGGACATTGAAGCTAACCGTAAAAATGGCTCCGGCAAAAAGACCATTAAAGCCCCGACGGGCAGCTTCGAGCTGGCGACTCCGCGCGATCGTAATGGCACTTTTGAACCCCAGTTGGTGAAAAAACATCAGACCACGTTATCCGACGAGATCGAACACAAGATCATTCGCCTGTTTGCACTGGGGATGAGCTATCAGGACATTAGCCGGGAGATCGAAGATTTATATGCCTTCAGCGTGTCCACTGCCACCATCAGTGCAGTAACCGATAAAGTCATCCCTGAACTAAAACAGTGGCAACAGCGCCCGCTGGAGCAGGTTTATCCCTTCGTCTGGCTGGACGCTATTCACTATAAAATTCGGGAAGATGGCCGCTATCAGAGCAAAGCGGTTTACACCGTGCTGGCCCTGAATCTGGAAGGTAAAAAGGAAGTTCTGGGCCTGTATCTGTCAGAAAGTGAGGGGGCTAACTTCTGGCTGTCGGTATTAAGCGACCTGCAAAATCGCGGTGTTAAAGACATTCTGATTGCCTGCGTGGACGGGCTGACCGGCTTCCCAGAGGCAATAAACAGCATTTATCCGCAGACGGAAGTGCAGTTGTGCGTCATTCATCAGATACGCAATTCGATTAAATATGTGGCCTCAAAGCACCATAAAGCCTTCATGACCGACCTGAAGCCAGTCTACCGTGCAGTGTCAAAAGAAGCGGCCGAAATGGCACTGGATGAGCTGGAAGCGAAATGGGGGTTGCAGTATCCGGTGGTGCTCCAGTCGTGGCGACGCAAGTGGGACAATCTGTCAGCGTACTTCCGCTATCCGGCAAATATCCGCAAAGTCATTTACACCACAAATGCTATCGAATCGGTGCACAGACAGTTCAGGAAGCTGACCAAAACCAAAGGTGCTTTCCCGAATGAAAACAGTCTGTTGAAGCTGCTTTATCTGGGGCTGATGAACGCACAGGAAAAATGGACAATGCCCATCCAGAGCTGGAATTTGACATTGTCACAGTTGGCCATTTATTTTGAAGGGCGACTAAATAACGTGATGACGTTGTAG
- a CDS encoding YfjI family protein yields the protein MLCSRPFPVHVFPPIIKNAVYEVEQHTQAPQALIVTAILGAISLACQNLIDVCRQSNLCGPVSLFLLTLAESGERKSTVDKLLMNPLYQLEEEWFEKYTQDLIIWRNEDTAFNIAKKALISKLKSEILRDKDHSTTDERLKALLTDTPKMPVRFKQIFNDATPAAIKDHLCGRWRSIGLMSDEAGIIFNGYTLNELPFINKMWDGGMFSVERKSEPAKLIKDARMTLGLMVQPDVFKGYIERKGDMAKGIGFFARCLVCQPSSTQGYRKITSPVVSSEHLPIFHQRLIDIGNESIAKNAENERQCLHFSPEAEKRWIEFYNKVESEMGLIGFLSDFKDYASKIAENMARIAALLHYFNGDEGDISLNAVESAAAISAWYVDEYVRIFSKPEPLLLVSSEADELYAWIKDYCYKCFVPYIRKTTILQYGPNRFRNRSKVNELLSTLYSQKKIRAEKRGKTLFIQPVVNFM from the coding sequence ATGCTGTGTAGTCGCCCTTTTCCCGTGCATGTGTTTCCGCCGATCATCAAAAACGCGGTTTATGAAGTGGAGCAGCATACGCAGGCTCCCCAGGCTTTGATTGTCACAGCGATACTGGGGGCTATTTCTCTTGCCTGCCAGAACCTGATTGATGTGTGCCGACAAAGTAATTTGTGCGGACCAGTATCGCTTTTTTTATTGACGCTGGCGGAATCTGGTGAGAGAAAAAGTACGGTGGACAAACTACTGATGAACCCATTATATCAACTGGAAGAGGAATGGTTTGAAAAATATACCCAAGACCTGATTATCTGGCGGAATGAGGATACGGCTTTTAATATTGCAAAGAAAGCACTGATTTCAAAACTTAAATCAGAAATTCTCCGCGACAAAGATCATTCTACAACGGATGAACGACTGAAAGCACTCCTTACGGATACCCCGAAAATGCCGGTCAGGTTCAAGCAGATTTTCAACGATGCCACACCTGCGGCAATAAAAGACCATCTCTGCGGACGTTGGAGGTCTATTGGTCTTATGTCTGATGAAGCTGGCATTATCTTTAATGGCTACACGCTGAATGAACTGCCTTTCATCAATAAAATGTGGGATGGCGGAATGTTTTCCGTGGAAAGGAAAAGCGAGCCAGCTAAATTAATCAAAGATGCCAGAATGACGTTGGGATTGATGGTTCAGCCTGATGTTTTTAAGGGCTACATCGAGCGGAAAGGCGATATGGCAAAAGGGATAGGCTTCTTCGCACGGTGTCTGGTGTGCCAGCCCAGCTCAACACAAGGCTACAGAAAAATTACCAGCCCGGTTGTCTCAAGTGAGCATCTGCCGATATTTCATCAGCGACTGATAGATATCGGTAATGAGAGCATAGCTAAAAACGCCGAAAATGAGCGTCAATGCCTGCACTTCTCTCCTGAAGCAGAAAAACGCTGGATCGAATTTTATAACAAAGTCGAGTCGGAAATGGGCCTGATTGGTTTCCTGTCTGATTTTAAGGATTATGCGTCCAAGATAGCAGAGAACATGGCAAGGATTGCTGCACTGCTGCATTATTTCAACGGTGATGAAGGCGACATATCCCTTAATGCGGTGGAATCAGCCGCAGCGATAAGCGCCTGGTATGTGGATGAGTATGTAAGGATTTTTTCTAAGCCAGAGCCCCTGCTGCTGGTCAGTTCCGAAGCGGATGAACTTTACGCGTGGATAAAAGATTATTGCTATAAGTGTTTCGTGCCATATATCAGGAAGACAACCATTCTGCAATATGGTCCGAACCGGTTCAGAAACCGGAGTAAAGTGAATGAACTACTCAGTACGCTTTACTCGCAAAAGAAAATACGGGCAGAGAAAAGAGGGAAAACACTTTTTATACAACCTGTCGTTAATTTTATGTAA
- a CDS encoding AAA family ATPase — translation MDSLLTTRLITWIRAGHAGFYLHSGEDDRIDTLLSAVAKETGFRLREWNLAWGWVDFDDRHPLVVAGISAPPQADQMLAGLLDDDLENTILVFRNIRTVLDSSPLVAARLQQLLLRIRRHHSGECCVVCVDDRVDIPSLIEPLITLVELPLPRRDAIRQQAEQFARERQLTVSDALLNRISTTLTGLTASQISQSLAVALEKHGELDEKALAALLQEKEQIIGKSGVLEMVKVRENLTDIGGLENLKKWLERKAAILQRLPEAEEAGLQAPKGVLVAGMPGCGKSLTAKAVANLFGLPLLRLDIGSLLGKYVGESEHNMRRALAMAETISPCVLWVDELEKAFVGIGSSNASEVTSRLLGYFLTWMQEKTSAVFVVATANNVTALPPELLRKGRFDDVFYVGFPYLAERKAILSIHLKAAWHTFTAEQQQQLAVLCRNFAGADIQNAVNDARESAFLAGVNIDYSRLCRALERTVPLRETLRDQVGQYEALFEKMKLKAASHIDGLSLAEMIRLADDTNPHERLRVAQAEECSEDLLEKLAKDSYAEVRHAVYSNPYCTARILSACIAPAETGEVHDKTSLALACVHHNAPTNLLLSLIQKNKLNDEILLQLAEKAHCVESVLDTILSRKNSALQQAVLRHANCPEAQREEYLYEQNDALRAAVAFNPVLTGAQQAVLLKDNKSVVRIALAKNPALAEEVKQQLAQDNDSAVVDALEEAQKQPDASAQESAGGSNDDSALLAQLDKGDVHALLALAERRNLSALVQRRFAQKVTNEAALATLAVNPKLTAETQQILASEGSPAVRDALASNSALVPTVQVYLYENGLKETQQSLMRNTALCEEVQLMAVEHKDRDVLTMLAQNMAVPENVCDMLLAMNQIRIDENLAANPNISQQVQQTLYSRSYKTSSGEHDECVKKQLCRNENLHETLFNKLASKTKYHDDLLCNSLISKFNFGKIDKAFSLKSRKTDMNSFITSIIRMVDTTFFVPEYMNNPRLPERLQAIIIENNKDNANYLSVIASNTGLVPSQQSILSQNIDLDVLLNLIRNPASTSRTIEAATQQIKRYTSIKDKLSERIKEKEKEFESKKIELEKQHQISSSGFIKSITTVNELRENAIISLLKEELDWMYDFAKSVGVALTNSN, via the coding sequence ATGGACAGTCTGTTAACGACCCGGCTGATAACCTGGATCCGCGCCGGACATGCGGGTTTTTATCTGCACAGCGGCGAAGATGATCGTATCGATACGTTGTTAAGCGCGGTGGCCAAAGAGACCGGTTTTCGGCTGCGGGAATGGAACCTGGCCTGGGGCTGGGTGGATTTCGACGATCGTCATCCGCTGGTGGTTGCCGGTATTTCAGCCCCCCCACAGGCCGATCAGATGCTAGCCGGATTGCTGGATGATGATCTGGAAAATACCATCCTGGTGTTCCGCAATATCAGAACCGTGCTGGACTCCTCGCCGCTGGTGGCCGCGCGTCTGCAGCAACTGTTGCTGCGTATCCGCCGTCACCACAGCGGTGAGTGCTGCGTGGTTTGCGTGGATGACCGCGTGGACATTCCCTCACTGATTGAACCGCTGATTACTCTGGTTGAATTGCCGCTTCCGCGTCGCGATGCTATTCGCCAGCAGGCGGAGCAGTTCGCCCGCGAACGTCAGTTAACCGTGTCTGACGCGCTGCTTAACAGGATCAGCACCACGCTGACCGGCCTGACCGCCAGCCAGATTAGCCAGTCTCTGGCCGTTGCTCTGGAAAAACACGGTGAGCTTGACGAGAAAGCGCTCGCCGCGCTGCTCCAGGAAAAAGAGCAGATCATCGGTAAAAGTGGCGTGCTGGAAATGGTCAAGGTTCGGGAGAACCTGACGGACATTGGCGGGCTGGAGAACCTGAAAAAATGGCTGGAGCGTAAAGCCGCCATTTTGCAGCGCCTGCCGGAGGCGGAGGAGGCCGGGTTGCAGGCACCGAAAGGGGTGCTGGTGGCGGGGATGCCGGGCTGCGGTAAATCTCTTACCGCCAAAGCGGTCGCCAACCTGTTCGGGCTGCCGCTGCTGCGTCTGGACATCGGCTCCCTGCTGGGTAAATACGTCGGGGAGAGTGAGCACAATATGCGCCGGGCGCTGGCGATGGCTGAGACCATCAGCCCCTGCGTACTGTGGGTGGATGAACTGGAAAAAGCGTTCGTCGGTATCGGGTCTTCTAATGCATCGGAAGTGACATCCCGGCTGTTGGGCTACTTCCTGACCTGGATGCAGGAGAAAACCAGCGCGGTGTTTGTGGTGGCAACGGCCAATAACGTTACCGCACTGCCGCCGGAGTTGCTACGTAAGGGGCGTTTCGACGATGTCTTTTACGTCGGCTTCCCGTATCTGGCTGAGCGTAAAGCCATTCTCAGTATCCACCTGAAAGCGGCCTGGCACACCTTCACGGCAGAACAGCAACAGCAACTGGCGGTGCTGTGCCGTAATTTTGCCGGAGCGGATATTCAAAACGCGGTGAATGATGCCCGCGAGAGCGCCTTCCTGGCTGGCGTGAATATCGATTATTCCCGCCTGTGCCGGGCGCTGGAGCGCACGGTTCCGCTGCGTGAGACCCTGCGTGACCAGGTGGGCCAGTATGAAGCGCTGTTCGAGAAGATGAAGCTGAAAGCGGCGTCGCATATCGATGGGCTCAGCCTGGCGGAGATGATCCGACTGGCGGATGACACCAACCCGCACGAGCGTTTGCGGGTGGCACAGGCAGAAGAGTGTAGCGAAGATCTGCTCGAAAAACTGGCGAAAGACAGTTATGCAGAAGTGCGCCACGCGGTATACAGCAACCCGTATTGCACCGCGCGTATTCTGTCGGCCTGTATTGCCCCGGCGGAAACCGGCGAGGTTCACGATAAAACGTCGCTGGCGCTGGCCTGCGTACACCATAACGCGCCAACTAACCTGCTGCTGTCGCTGATTCAGAAGAACAAGCTTAATGATGAGATTTTGCTGCAACTGGCGGAGAAAGCGCACTGCGTGGAGAGCGTGCTGGATACAATATTATCGCGTAAAAACAGTGCGTTGCAGCAAGCGGTGTTACGTCACGCCAACTGCCCGGAAGCGCAGCGTGAAGAGTATCTCTACGAGCAAAATGATGCACTAAGAGCCGCCGTGGCGTTTAACCCGGTGCTCACTGGCGCACAGCAGGCGGTGTTGCTCAAGGACAATAAATCTGTGGTGCGTATCGCGCTGGCGAAAAACCCGGCGCTGGCCGAAGAGGTAAAACAGCAACTGGCGCAGGACAATGACAGCGCGGTGGTGGATGCCCTGGAAGAGGCGCAGAAGCAACCCGACGCATCGGCGCAGGAGAGCGCTGGCGGCAGCAATGATGACAGCGCGCTGCTGGCACAGCTCGACAAAGGCGATGTTCACGCTTTACTGGCGCTGGCGGAGCGGCGCAATCTTTCCGCGCTGGTGCAGCGTCGGTTTGCTCAGAAAGTGACGAATGAAGCGGCGCTGGCGACTCTGGCGGTGAACCCGAAATTAACGGCAGAGACTCAGCAGATCCTAGCCAGTGAAGGGAGTCCTGCCGTGCGTGATGCACTAGCATCCAATTCTGCGCTAGTGCCAACAGTACAGGTTTATCTGTATGAAAATGGGTTGAAGGAGACTCAGCAAAGCCTAATGCGGAATACGGCACTCTGCGAAGAGGTGCAATTGATGGCGGTAGAGCATAAGGATAGAGATGTGCTGACTATGCTGGCACAGAATATGGCAGTGCCAGAAAATGTGTGCGATATGTTACTGGCGATGAATCAAATCAGAATCGACGAAAACTTGGCAGCTAATCCTAATATTTCACAACAAGTACAACAGACTTTATATTCAAGAAGTTATAAGACATCATCAGGTGAGCATGATGAATGTGTCAAAAAGCAGCTTTGTAGAAATGAAAACCTTCATGAGACTCTTTTTAATAAATTGGCTTCAAAAACAAAATATCATGATGATTTGTTATGTAACTCTTTAATCAGTAAATTTAATTTTGGAAAAATAGATAAAGCCTTTAGCCTTAAATCCAGAAAAACAGACATGAATTCGTTCATTACTTCGATTATTCGAATGGTGGATACTACATTTTTTGTTCCGGAGTATATGAACAACCCTAGATTACCGGAGAGATTACAAGCTATTATTATCGAAAACAATAAAGACAATGCGAACTATTTAAGCGTTATAGCCTCAAATACAGGCCTGGTTCCTTCCCAACAGAGCATTCTAAGCCAAAATATCGACCTGGATGTGTTACTTAATCTTATCAGGAACCCTGCTAGCACGTCCCGCACGATTGAAGCTGCTACGCAGCAAATCAAGCGTTACACCTCCATTAAAGATAAGTTAAGCGAGAGGATTAAAGAGAAAGAAAAAGAGTTCGAAAGCAAAAAAATCGAGCTTGAAAAACAGCATCAAATTTCCAGCAGTGGATTCATCAAGAGTATTACGACCGTAAATGAGCTCAGGGAGAATGCAATTATATCTTTGCTAAAAGAAGAATTGGATTGGATGTATGACTTTGCAAAAAGTGTCGGGGTTGCACTTACCAATAGCAACTAA
- a CDS encoding inovirus Gp2 family protein: MNLYDSEYGSHVKSYKERIIDVINKAVKEHNRTLAVRVDLHDPAILDNGDTISCIANTDSGAISRFTNSLKAKLIANEQRKYREGKRVHPNTLRYAWVREFTQNGKRHYHVFLFLNKDAYYHLGDFNLDEDTLRTMITSAWCSALNLTPEEGQHLVQYPINGKYTLNRDDILNGIYPSDLLNRIDYLTKVKSKIFDDGNRSFGCSNN; the protein is encoded by the coding sequence ATGAATCTCTACGATAGCGAGTATGGAAGTCATGTTAAATCATACAAAGAAAGAATTATCGACGTTATTAATAAGGCTGTTAAAGAACACAACCGTACACTGGCAGTACGGGTGGATCTTCATGACCCGGCTATTCTGGATAATGGTGATACCATTTCCTGTATCGCTAATACTGATTCAGGTGCTATATCAAGATTTACTAATTCACTAAAAGCAAAATTAATAGCAAATGAGCAGCGCAAGTACAGAGAGGGTAAACGGGTGCATCCTAACACGCTGCGGTATGCATGGGTAAGGGAATTTACCCAGAATGGTAAACGTCATTATCATGTATTTCTGTTCCTGAACAAAGATGCTTATTACCACCTGGGAGATTTCAATCTGGATGAAGATACGCTAAGAACCATGATTACCTCGGCATGGTGTAGCGCGTTAAACCTGACTCCCGAAGAGGGACAGCACCTGGTGCAATACCCCATTAATGGTAAATATACCCTGAACCGTGACGATATTCTCAATGGCATTTACCCCAGCGACTTACTGAACCGGATTGATTATCTCACTAAAGTGAAAAGTAAGATCTTTGATGACGGGAATAGATCATTTGGCTGTAGCAATAACTGA
- a CDS encoding GTPase family protein, producing the protein MNHQDGPAPLRQALSGLPEWVTAQIWQHIRQLTDYEPVIGIMGKTGAGKSSLCNALFAGEVSPVSDVSACTREPLRFRLNVGERCMTLVDLPGVGESERRDAEYAAMYRQQLPHLDLVLWLVKADDRALAVDEHFYYQVIGEAWRHKVLFVVSQADKIEPTEGGVKTLSVTQKQSLARKIALLHTLFLPVHPVCAVSVRLRWGLSHMAALMVASLPREASSPLVTQLQPPLRSERVTQKARDDFANTVGSTLDTVSRLSLIPATVRTLIQTLRDTVVSVARALWSVFF; encoded by the coding sequence ATGAATCATCAGGATGGGCCTGCGCCGTTGCGTCAGGCGTTGTCGGGGTTGCCGGAGTGGGTGACAGCGCAAATCTGGCAGCATATCCGGCAGTTAACCGATTACGAGCCGGTTATCGGCATCATGGGCAAGACCGGTGCGGGCAAGAGTAGCCTGTGTAATGCGTTGTTTGCCGGTGAGGTGTCGCCGGTCAGTGATGTGTCGGCCTGTACCCGTGAACCGCTGCGCTTTCGCCTTAACGTGGGTGAGCGTTGTATGACGCTGGTAGACCTGCCCGGTGTCGGTGAAAGTGAACGGCGAGATGCGGAGTATGCCGCGATGTATCGCCAGCAACTTCCGCATCTCGATCTGGTGCTGTGGCTGGTTAAGGCCGATGACCGGGCGCTGGCGGTGGACGAGCACTTTTACTATCAGGTGATTGGCGAAGCCTGGCGGCACAAGGTGTTGTTTGTGGTCAGTCAGGCGGACAAGATTGAACCCACTGAGGGCGGCGTGAAGACGTTGTCTGTCACACAGAAGCAGAGCCTTGCGCGCAAAATCGCCCTGCTGCATACCCTGTTTTTGCCGGTGCATCCGGTCTGTGCGGTTTCGGTGCGGCTGCGCTGGGGGTTGTCGCACATGGCGGCGCTGATGGTGGCAAGCCTGCCGCGCGAAGCCAGCAGCCCGCTGGTTACACAGCTACAGCCACCCCTTCGTAGTGAACGCGTCACTCAAAAAGCCCGCGATGATTTTGCCAATACGGTGGGCAGCACGCTCGATACCGTCAGCCGTCTGTCGCTGATACCGGCCACGGTGCGCACGCTTATCCAGACGCTGCGCGATACCGTGGTGTCCGTGGCCCGCGCCCTGTGGTCGGTGTTCTTCTAA
- a CDS encoding helix-turn-helix transcriptional regulator, translated as MSTTFISPTPEQRLQVLRNYGEKGDRLVRERERQRITSISRSTAWKLEQVGKFPLRKSLGAKSCGWLLSDLLCWINER; from the coding sequence ATGAGTACAACATTTATTTCCCCAACCCCAGAACAACGTTTGCAAGTCCTGCGTAATTACGGTGAGAAAGGTGATCGTCTCGTGCGTGAACGGGAGCGACAACGTATTACGTCCATTTCCCGCTCTACCGCGTGGAAACTGGAGCAGGTAGGTAAGTTTCCGTTGCGCAAATCGCTTGGCGCTAAATCCTGTGGATGGCTCTTAAGTGATCTGCTTTGTTGGATCAATGAGCGTTAG
- a CDS encoding IS110 family RNA-guided transposase: MNIVFLGIDLAKNVFQLCGLNQAGKPVYSKRTGRKELLQMVANIPACLIGIEASTGAFYWQREFAKLGHNVKVISPQYVKPFVRGQKNDGNDAQAIAVALMQPTMQFVPPKNLEQQDIQALHRARQRIVNHRTATVCQIRGLLLDRGITIGAAVSRVRRAVPLILEDAENGLSVRMRRTIAELYDLFNDLSRRINFFDKEIEAVFRQSEACQRIAKVKGIGPKTATAVVAAIGKGTEFKNGRHFAAWLGLVPRQHSSGNKQVLMNMTKKGDKHLRTLFIHGARAVVRVATNNNDGSLHQWVNQLKERRGFNKTTVAVANKNARIIWSMLRNDTEYQAVGS, encoded by the coding sequence ATGAATATCGTATTTCTGGGTATTGATCTGGCGAAAAATGTCTTTCAGCTCTGCGGGTTAAACCAGGCTGGTAAGCCGGTTTATTCAAAACGTACCGGCCGAAAAGAATTACTCCAGATGGTGGCGAATATTCCGGCGTGCCTGATCGGTATAGAAGCATCCACAGGCGCATTTTACTGGCAGCGTGAGTTTGCGAAATTGGGTCATAACGTAAAAGTCATCAGCCCCCAATATGTAAAACCTTTTGTCCGTGGGCAAAAAAATGACGGTAACGATGCGCAGGCGATAGCTGTGGCTCTGATGCAACCTACGATGCAGTTTGTTCCACCGAAAAACCTTGAACAGCAGGATATTCAGGCTCTACACCGTGCAAGACAGCGTATTGTTAATCATCGTACTGCTACAGTCTGTCAAATCCGAGGGCTGCTGCTTGATCGGGGAATAACAATCGGCGCGGCAGTCTCAAGAGTTCGTCGTGCCGTTCCGCTTATCCTTGAAGATGCTGAAAATGGTCTTAGCGTTAGAATGCGCAGGACGATTGCAGAACTATATGATCTCTTTAACGATCTGAGTCGTCGTATAAACTTTTTTGACAAAGAAATTGAGGCTGTGTTCAGGCAATCAGAAGCCTGCCAGCGCATTGCCAAAGTTAAAGGCATTGGTCCTAAAACAGCCACGGCTGTTGTTGCCGCGATTGGCAAAGGAACTGAATTTAAAAATGGTCGCCACTTTGCCGCATGGCTTGGTCTGGTTCCACGACAGCACTCGAGTGGCAACAAGCAGGTACTGATGAATATGACGAAAAAAGGCGACAAGCATTTGCGGACACTTTTTATTCATGGTGCCCGCGCTGTCGTCAGAGTTGCTACGAATAACAATGATGGCAGCCTGCATCAGTGGGTTAACCAGTTAAAGGAACGGCGCGGGTTTAATAAAACGACCGTGGCGGTCGCTAACAAGAACGCGAGAATAATCTGGTCGATGCTGAGAAACGACACCGAGTATCAGGCAGTTGGAAGTTAG
- a CDS encoding DUF932 domain-containing protein → MTRLASRFGAANLIRRDRPLTREELFRTVPSVFSEEKHESRSDRYTYIPTITLLDNLQREGFQPFFACQTRVRDDSRREHTKHMLRLRREGQITGHQVPEIILLNSHDGSSSYQMLPGLFRQVCQNGLICGESFGEVRVPHKGDVVGRVIEGAYEVLDTFERIEEKRDAMQSLLLPPPAQSALANAALTYRFGEAHQPVTAAQILTPRRWQDDRQDLWTTFQRIQENLIKGGLPGRNPQGKRARTRAVSSIDNDVRLNRALWVLAESLLTQCQGGAC, encoded by the coding sequence ATGACCCGTCTGGCCTCGCGCTTTGGCGCAGCAAACCTTATCCGCCGTGACCGTCCGTTAACCCGCGAAGAGCTGTTTCGCACCGTACCCAGTGTGTTCAGTGAGGAAAAGCATGAGTCCCGCAGCGACCGATACACTTACATTCCGACGATTACCCTTCTGGATAATTTGCAACGTGAAGGCTTCCAGCCGTTCTTTGCCTGCCAGACCCGTGTGCGCGACGACAGCCGCCGCGAGCACACCAAACACATGCTGCGCCTGCGTCGGGAAGGGCAAATCACCGGCCATCAGGTGCCGGAAATCATCCTGCTCAACAGTCATGATGGCTCCAGCTCGTACCAGATGCTGCCGGGGCTGTTCCGGCAGGTGTGCCAGAACGGGCTGATTTGCGGCGAAAGTTTTGGTGAGGTGCGGGTGCCCCATAAAGGCGATGTGGTGGGCCGAGTGATTGAAGGCGCGTATGAGGTGCTGGATACCTTTGAGCGCATCGAGGAAAAGCGCGACGCCATGCAGTCGCTGCTGTTACCGCCTCCGGCGCAATCTGCGCTGGCAAACGCCGCGCTGACGTACCGTTTTGGTGAGGCGCATCAGCCGGTGACGGCAGCGCAAATCCTGACGCCGCGCCGCTGGCAGGACGACCGGCAAGACCTGTGGACTACTTTCCAGCGTATTCAGGAGAACCTGATAAAGGGCGGGCTGCCCGGTCGCAATCCGCAGGGGAAACGGGCCCGCACCCGTGCCGTCAGCAGTATCGACAACGATGTGCGGCTCAACCGGGCGCTGTGGGTGCTGGCGGAAAGTCTGCTGACGCAGTGTCAGGGGGGAGCATGTTAA
- a CDS encoding XRE family transcriptional regulator has protein sequence MSRGITEFQPDRLVQVLAARRLSQTQLATMVGVSPATISKWRSGQQAPESEALERLASVVNVTPEWFTRPLLSGMSKPLFRSNASAHVAARAMLETRIHWVNELVTKLTEFVDLPELKLPHRSFINIDEISDADIEDAANECRALWNLGTKEIPDLALAAESNGIIVIREETGVAQIEGLSAWSETLGVPFVLLSSDKGNAFRSRFDLAHEIGHLILHRYVGNELEAERYKLKESQAHKFAGALLLPAKAFAEEIRTPVTLDSLLLTKQRYGISVAASIMRLYALNIITEEEKQNLYKRLSARWGVRSEPGDDYRDPEKPRLLKRTIELLASSGIISVERLPAFVGLSAIDVEMMVGLPEGYVSGKKAAVVHLTRLKSMMVERREEQANEHRGTLVQFTRSPKRSNS, from the coding sequence ATGAGCCGAGGAATTACTGAATTTCAACCGGATAGGCTAGTGCAAGTTCTAGCAGCTCGGCGGCTATCCCAAACTCAACTAGCTACGATGGTTGGTGTATCGCCAGCAACCATCAGCAAATGGCGTTCTGGTCAGCAGGCTCCCGAGTCTGAAGCCTTAGAACGTCTGGCTTCAGTCGTAAATGTCACACCTGAATGGTTTACGCGCCCTCTGCTGTCTGGTATGTCAAAGCCTTTGTTCAGAAGTAACGCTTCAGCCCACGTAGCCGCACGGGCGATGTTAGAGACTCGTATCCATTGGGTTAATGAGTTGGTTACTAAGCTGACTGAGTTTGTAGATCTGCCCGAACTAAAATTACCACACCGCAGTTTTATAAATATCGATGAAATCAGTGATGCTGATATCGAGGATGCAGCCAATGAGTGTCGTGCTCTATGGAATCTTGGTACAAAGGAAATACCTGATCTTGCGTTAGCTGCGGAGAGTAACGGCATCATCGTTATTAGAGAAGAAACGGGGGTTGCACAAATTGAAGGGTTATCCGCATGGAGTGAAACTTTAGGTGTTCCTTTTGTCTTGCTCTCTTCAGATAAAGGTAATGCTTTTCGTAGCAGGTTCGACCTCGCGCATGAGATCGGGCATCTGATTCTTCATCGCTATGTTGGCAACGAACTTGAGGCTGAACGTTATAAACTAAAGGAAAGCCAAGCTCATAAATTTGCAGGAGCGTTACTGTTGCCTGCAAAAGCATTCGCTGAAGAAATCAGAACACCAGTCACATTGGATAGTCTGCTTTTGACTAAGCAGCGGTATGGTATTTCTGTCGCAGCAAGTATAATGCGGTTATATGCACTAAATATTATTACTGAAGAAGAGAAGCAGAACCTCTACAAGCGTCTTTCTGCGCGTTGGGGGGTGAGGTCGGAGCCAGGTGATGACTATCGTGATCCTGAGAAACCACGTTTGTTGAAACGTACAATAGAATTGCTGGCCTCTTCAGGAATTATTTCTGTTGAAAGGCTGCCGGCCTTTGTGGGATTGTCCGCTATTGATGTTGAAATGATGGTAGGTTTGCCCGAGGGGTATGTGTCTGGTAAGAAGGCTGCTGTTGTACATCTAACAAGATTGAAATCCATGATGGTCGAGCGGCGTGAAGAGCAGGCGAACGAGCATAGGGGTACTTTGGTACAGTTTACGAGATCTCCGAAGCGTTCTAATTCTTAA